tttaccttacagaccaagcattcaacacagaactattcaatttgttaatcctatcaacgcaaccaataatttgcaccactttttaccaaaattggagcaactttaacctttgacccctgtacaaactgaaattgacctaaccccataattccataatattcagtcacagatagtccaaactatacctttttggaatcttcatgatcagacaaataatgtggtgtagttttcaacatgattggagcatttttaaattttgacccctgtgtaattcttcaattgaccccaacctggctgcttattgaaaatttaggtggttaatgtgcttttacaaaacaGTAAGGTCTAAggtgtatgtgtgccaattttggtgcttgtttccagatatGAAcagttgttacagttatctgctccactaatgcAGGTACTGTaagtgcaaaactacatatagcaCTACTTCGTTTGTGGGAATAGTAACAAGTTTGTTGTAAACAGTCATTCGACTTTGTGTCTGTGCGGTGAACACAACTTCTGTGAGAATCAGTCCAGAGGATCTGAACAGTGCTGCTTTTACTTTCCACTTAAGCAGGTCACTGAGAGTTTTTCCCTGATTTGATGGCATGAAATGAGGTTAGACAGCATAATGTGCTGAGGCTCCTCTCTATATAATCTATATGGTTACGTTGTGTGTTTGTTTCAGTGTCACTGACGCAGAGTGTCTGTGCCAAACTTGGAGTTAAGTTTTTTGGAGGCTAATATCACGATATGTGTTTAAACAACCAAAAAAGTGTCCTCCTTCCTGGAGGGCTTGAGAAGTTAGTCTTATGACTTGTGAAATATGTGCACTGAGACTTGGCTGTTTTCAAATAACTCCCAGACACGTGCTCCATCTGTCTATAAAAAGCAGGCAAATCAGTATTTCACGTCAGCAGTCAGAGGACCACCGACGGATCCCGATCAGCTCCAGACAGGTCCCTTTGTTATCTGCTGAGCACAACATGAGCACATCTCACAGCGAGCTGAGTCCGAGGCAGCAGGAGTTACTGAAAATACCAAGAGACAGCGACACGAAGGCTGCAGAACTGGTCAAGATGGAGAAGATGCTGCAGCAGACCAAGGACCTCTTGGACAAGAAGGCAGGACCTGGTACAGAGAGCACGGACTACCAAGAGAACATGGGTATGTattagtgtgtgtgcatgtctaaCGTTTCCACGGGTTTCTTGCCTTCAGTCAGTGTGGGTCTTTGTCTTTGCAGTGGAGGACCTTGAGGAAAAGGTGCGGTCCAGCAGACGCTACAGGAGACACTCTCTCCATCACACGCAGATGCTGGAGAGCCAGATGAAAACGGTGAAAGGTGAGCTGGTGGGAACATTGGACCATCTGCAGGAGCTGCGCAACATCTTGCGACGGTCACAGCAGAAAGCTGAAGAGCGCAAAGCTGAGATGGAGAAGTTGGCTGCAGGGTTAAGGTGAACGTCTGGCGTAACGTTTTGCACGTCAGCTCAGCTCTTCAACTTTATACCCCACAAACAAAAACCAGACCTCAGCTGCTGGTCCCGCTGGTCCTGGATGTTCTCACACTCAGCCGTGCCAAAGGAGGCTCTCCACAAGTCTCACCCAAAACTACAGTTTAGAAAGACTTTAGTCACTCTGTTACACCACCTCCTCATTGAGATTTGTCCTTTTCACAGGAATCTGTGTGATGTTTGTTCTGTCTTTGAGCACTGTCCTTACAGCTGCAGACTTCAGTTTACATAAAAAGGTTCAAACTCTGTTTTCTTCTACATGCAGGTTCTATTACATCAACCAGCACATGTGATCAGTTCGATAGGATGTCGGCTTTATATCCATATAGATTTGTTACGCTGTGTACTAGCAGAGCGCCAATAGCAGGATGTGATGGCTTGGTTAAGTTTGGCTTTATGGTCTCTTTTATATAtacttgtatatgtatatatatatccagTGAATTCAGATGGATCAAATTTGGTTGGAATATTACTTAGATGAATA
The nucleotide sequence above comes from Thalassophryne amazonica chromosome 10, fThaAma1.1, whole genome shotgun sequence. Encoded proteins:
- the si:ch73-389b16.1 gene encoding uncharacterized protein si:ch73-389b16.1, with protein sequence MSTSHSELSPRQQELLKIPRDSDTKAAELVKMEKMLQQTKDLLDKKAGPGTESTDYQENMVEDLEEKVRSSRRYRRHSLHHTQMLESQMKTVKGELVGTLDHLQELRNILRRSQQKAEERKAEMEKLAAGLR